Proteins encoded by one window of Glycine soja cultivar W05 chromosome 15, ASM419377v2, whole genome shotgun sequence:
- the LOC114387978 gene encoding small G protein signaling modulator 1-like isoform X1, which yields MYCGEEEKQWTCGKAGAANLRKVSSIVRDIGDPCLSQSPVKVVVTVNRMLKSDKWQTMSDSEGKVFGFRKALKLIVLGGVDPSIRPEVWEFLLGCYSLSSTAEYRRRLRAARREHYSDLIKQCQTMHSSVGTGSLAYVVGSKVMDMRTSSKDGRKSQAKIEGSTYDNNVEVGKCYDRSIICTEVENSSHWESSNNGVDLVSLRVSADNAACDSSGKKNSSSPKSGGEEEESDRVTECSFDFPPLSVTNLFEKSGKDKNSGTEHGDKLPAPEQSRFEVDSMHSFQINNNVELVIESNCQQPLATLNPMDSEIGIASPDEEEPELLSENQVYEAQMVNQLKISDVPQPAMIRSPISQGWPVNEERVSEWLWTLHRIVVDVVRTDSHLEFYEDKRNLARMSDILAVYAWVDPSTGYCQGMSDLLSPFVVIFEDNADAFWCFEMLLRRMRENFQMEGPTRVMNQLRALWHILELLDKEMFAHLSKIGAESLHFAFRMLLVLFRRELSFNEALSMWEMMWAADFDESMAYDLEENCLEALELQLPRDSSNDMREEIADSDGGSVKSGSRSNHNENDNTKASPQSNHERADHSVYDSKLKSLSSHTFCGLARNIWPRNHQVQMSSISLTRKGNNELAIFCVAAILVLNRQKIIRETHSFDDMIKMFNDKVLKINVKSCITKAIKLRKKYFNKRKGTKLKVVLLSEVHPAAVCPLSSLLFFTSEKIDKGIFHHSGCSQV from the exons ATGTATTGTGGCGAGGAAGAGAAGCAATGGACTTGTGGAAAAGCTGGGGCTGCCAATTTGCGAAAAGTGAGTTCCATCGTGCGCGACATTGGGGATCCTTGCCTTTCGCAGTCGCCTGTAAAGGTTGTTGTAACT GTAAACAGAATGCTTAAGTCAGACAAATGGCAAACCATGTCTGATAGTGAAGGAAAGGTGTTTGGTTTTCGGAAGGCACTAAAATTGATCGTGTTAGGG GGTGTAGATCCATCAATAAGACCCGAAGTTTGGGAGTTTTTACTAGGTTGTTATTCGCTGAGCAGCACTGCTGAGTATCGAAGAAGGTTGAGAGCAGCTAGGAG GGAGCATTATAGTGACCTGATTAAACAATGCCAAACAATGCATTCAAGTGTAGGAACTGGTTCATTGGCATATGTTGTTGGATCCAAAGTAATGGATATGAGGACTTCATCCAAAGATGGACGGAAATCACAAGCTAAAATAGAAGGATCAACTTATGATAATAATGTTGAAGTAGGGAAATGTTATGATAGGAGCATTATTTGTACAGAGGTAGAAAATTCAAGCCATTGGGAAAGCTCCAATAATGGGGTTGACCTAGTTAGCTTGAGAGTAAGTGCTGATAATGCAGCATGTGATTCTTCTGGTAAAAAAAACTCCAGTTCCCCAAAGTCAGGGGGAGAAGAAGAGGAATCAGACCGTGTAACTGAATGTAGTTTTGATTTTCCTCCTTTATCGGTCACTAATCTGTTTGAGAAGAGtggtaaagataaaaattcagGCACAGAGCATGGGGATAAACTTCCTGCACCAGAACAATCAAGATTTGAAGTTGACAGTATGCATAGCtttcaaattaataacaatGTAGAGTTAGTTATTGAATCGAATTGCCAACAACCTCTTGCTACCTTAAATCCCATGGACTCTGAAATTGGAATTGCTTCACCTGATGAGGAAGAACCAGAACTTCTGTCTGAGAATCAAGTTTATGAAGCGCAGATGGTAAATCAACTGAAAATATCAGATGTTCCACAGCCAGCAATGATAAGATCCCCAATTTCTCAAGGATGGCCTGTCAATGAAGAGAGAGTATCAGAATGGCTTTGGACCTTGCATAGGATAG TTGTTGATGTTGTGAGGACTGATAGTCATCTTGAATTCTATGAGGACAAGAGAAATTTAGCTAGGATGTCAGATATTCTTGCTGTCTATGCATGGGTTGATCCTTCAACGGGGTATTGCCAAG gTATGAGCGATTTGCTGTCTCCCTTTGTTGTAATCTTTGAGGATAATGCAGATGCATTTTGGTGTTTTGAGATGCTTTTAAGGAGAATG AGAGAAAATTTTCAAATGGAAGGCCCAACTAGAGTGATGAATCAGTTGCGAGCATTATGGCATATTCTTGAACtgttagacaaagaaatgtTTGCCCACCTGTCAAAAATTGGTGCTGAAAGCCTTCATTTTGCATTTCGTATGTTGCTAGTTCTCTTTCGAAGAGAGTTGTCTTTCAATGAGGCTCTTTCAATGTGGGAG ATGATGTGGGCAGCTGACTTTGATGAATCCATGGCTTATGATTTAGAAGAGAACTGTCTGGAAGCATTGGAGTTACAACTTCCTAGAGACTCAAGCAATGATATGAGAGAAGAAATTGCAGATAGTGATGGTGGTAGTGTGAAGAGTGGTTCACGGTCAAATCATAATGAAAATGACAACACAAAAGCCAGCCCACAGTCAAATCATGAAAGAGCTGATCACTCAGTATATGACAGCAAATTGAAGTCGCTCTCATCCCATACCTTTTGTGGCTTGGCAAGGAATATCTGGCCTAGAAATCATCAAGTTCAAATGAGCAGTATTTCCTTAACAAGGAAAGGAAATAATGAGTTGGCCATATTTTGTGTTGCAGCAATTCTTGTTTTAAACCGTCAGAAGATCATTCGAGAAACTCATTCCTTTGATGATATGATAAAG ATGTTCAATGACAAGGTGTTAAAAATCAATGTGAAAAGCTGCATAACAAAAGCAATCAAACTCCgaaagaaatattttaacaaG AGAAAGGGGACTAAG CTTAAAGTGGTTTTGCTTTCAGAGGTTCATCCAGCTGCTGTATGTCCATTGTCTTCATTACTCTTTTTTACGAG TGAAAAGATTGACAAGGGGATTTTTCATCACTCTGGTTGCTCCCAGGTTTGA
- the LOC114387978 gene encoding small G protein signaling modulator 1-like isoform X3: MYCGEEEKQWTCGKAGAANLRKVSSIVRDIGDPCLSQSPVKVVVTVNRMLKSDKWQTMSDSEGKVFGFRKALKLIVLGGVDPSIRPEVWEFLLGCYSLSSTAEYRRRLRAARREHYSDLIKQCQTMHSSVGTGSLAYVVGSKVMDMRTSSKDGRKSQAKIEGSTYDNNVEVGKCYDRSIICTEVENSSHWESSNNGVDLVSLRVSADNAACDSSGKKNSSSPKSGGEEEESDRVTECSFDFPPLSVTNLFEKSGKDKNSGTEHGDKLPAPEQSRFEVDSMHSFQINNNVELVIESNCQQPLATLNPMDSEIGIASPDEEEPELLSENQVYEAQMVNQLKISDVPQPAMIRSPISQGWPVNEERVSEWLWTLHRIVVDVVRTDSHLEFYEDKRNLARMSDILAVYAWVDPSTGYCQGMSDLLSPFVVIFEDNADAFWCFEMLLRRMRENFQMEGPTRVMNQLRALWHILELLDKEMFAHLSKIGAESLHFAFRMLLVLFRRELSFNEALSMWEMMWAADFDESMAYDLEENCLEALELQLPRDSSNDMREEIADSDGGSVKSGSRSNHNENDNTKASPQSNHERADHSVYDSKLKSLSSHTFCGLARNIWPRNHQVQMSSISLTRKGNNELAIFCVAAILVLNRQKIIRETHSFDDMIKMFNDKVLKINVKSCITKAIKLRKKYFNKRKGTKLKVVLLSEVHPAAVCPLSSLLFFTSQ; encoded by the exons ATGTATTGTGGCGAGGAAGAGAAGCAATGGACTTGTGGAAAAGCTGGGGCTGCCAATTTGCGAAAAGTGAGTTCCATCGTGCGCGACATTGGGGATCCTTGCCTTTCGCAGTCGCCTGTAAAGGTTGTTGTAACT GTAAACAGAATGCTTAAGTCAGACAAATGGCAAACCATGTCTGATAGTGAAGGAAAGGTGTTTGGTTTTCGGAAGGCACTAAAATTGATCGTGTTAGGG GGTGTAGATCCATCAATAAGACCCGAAGTTTGGGAGTTTTTACTAGGTTGTTATTCGCTGAGCAGCACTGCTGAGTATCGAAGAAGGTTGAGAGCAGCTAGGAG GGAGCATTATAGTGACCTGATTAAACAATGCCAAACAATGCATTCAAGTGTAGGAACTGGTTCATTGGCATATGTTGTTGGATCCAAAGTAATGGATATGAGGACTTCATCCAAAGATGGACGGAAATCACAAGCTAAAATAGAAGGATCAACTTATGATAATAATGTTGAAGTAGGGAAATGTTATGATAGGAGCATTATTTGTACAGAGGTAGAAAATTCAAGCCATTGGGAAAGCTCCAATAATGGGGTTGACCTAGTTAGCTTGAGAGTAAGTGCTGATAATGCAGCATGTGATTCTTCTGGTAAAAAAAACTCCAGTTCCCCAAAGTCAGGGGGAGAAGAAGAGGAATCAGACCGTGTAACTGAATGTAGTTTTGATTTTCCTCCTTTATCGGTCACTAATCTGTTTGAGAAGAGtggtaaagataaaaattcagGCACAGAGCATGGGGATAAACTTCCTGCACCAGAACAATCAAGATTTGAAGTTGACAGTATGCATAGCtttcaaattaataacaatGTAGAGTTAGTTATTGAATCGAATTGCCAACAACCTCTTGCTACCTTAAATCCCATGGACTCTGAAATTGGAATTGCTTCACCTGATGAGGAAGAACCAGAACTTCTGTCTGAGAATCAAGTTTATGAAGCGCAGATGGTAAATCAACTGAAAATATCAGATGTTCCACAGCCAGCAATGATAAGATCCCCAATTTCTCAAGGATGGCCTGTCAATGAAGAGAGAGTATCAGAATGGCTTTGGACCTTGCATAGGATAG TTGTTGATGTTGTGAGGACTGATAGTCATCTTGAATTCTATGAGGACAAGAGAAATTTAGCTAGGATGTCAGATATTCTTGCTGTCTATGCATGGGTTGATCCTTCAACGGGGTATTGCCAAG gTATGAGCGATTTGCTGTCTCCCTTTGTTGTAATCTTTGAGGATAATGCAGATGCATTTTGGTGTTTTGAGATGCTTTTAAGGAGAATG AGAGAAAATTTTCAAATGGAAGGCCCAACTAGAGTGATGAATCAGTTGCGAGCATTATGGCATATTCTTGAACtgttagacaaagaaatgtTTGCCCACCTGTCAAAAATTGGTGCTGAAAGCCTTCATTTTGCATTTCGTATGTTGCTAGTTCTCTTTCGAAGAGAGTTGTCTTTCAATGAGGCTCTTTCAATGTGGGAG ATGATGTGGGCAGCTGACTTTGATGAATCCATGGCTTATGATTTAGAAGAGAACTGTCTGGAAGCATTGGAGTTACAACTTCCTAGAGACTCAAGCAATGATATGAGAGAAGAAATTGCAGATAGTGATGGTGGTAGTGTGAAGAGTGGTTCACGGTCAAATCATAATGAAAATGACAACACAAAAGCCAGCCCACAGTCAAATCATGAAAGAGCTGATCACTCAGTATATGACAGCAAATTGAAGTCGCTCTCATCCCATACCTTTTGTGGCTTGGCAAGGAATATCTGGCCTAGAAATCATCAAGTTCAAATGAGCAGTATTTCCTTAACAAGGAAAGGAAATAATGAGTTGGCCATATTTTGTGTTGCAGCAATTCTTGTTTTAAACCGTCAGAAGATCATTCGAGAAACTCATTCCTTTGATGATATGATAAAG ATGTTCAATGACAAGGTGTTAAAAATCAATGTGAAAAGCTGCATAACAAAAGCAATCAAACTCCgaaagaaatattttaacaaG AGAAAGGGGACTAAG CTTAAAGTGGTTTTGCTTTCAGAGGTTCATCCAGCTGCTGTATGTCCATTGTCTTCATTACTCTTTTTTACGAG CCAGTGA
- the LOC114387978 gene encoding small G protein signaling modulator 1-like isoform X2, whose product MYCGEEEKQWTCGKAGAANLRKVSSIVRDIGDPCLSQSPVKVNRMLKSDKWQTMSDSEGKVFGFRKALKLIVLGGVDPSIRPEVWEFLLGCYSLSSTAEYRRRLRAARREHYSDLIKQCQTMHSSVGTGSLAYVVGSKVMDMRTSSKDGRKSQAKIEGSTYDNNVEVGKCYDRSIICTEVENSSHWESSNNGVDLVSLRVSADNAACDSSGKKNSSSPKSGGEEEESDRVTECSFDFPPLSVTNLFEKSGKDKNSGTEHGDKLPAPEQSRFEVDSMHSFQINNNVELVIESNCQQPLATLNPMDSEIGIASPDEEEPELLSENQVYEAQMVNQLKISDVPQPAMIRSPISQGWPVNEERVSEWLWTLHRIVVDVVRTDSHLEFYEDKRNLARMSDILAVYAWVDPSTGYCQGMSDLLSPFVVIFEDNADAFWCFEMLLRRMRENFQMEGPTRVMNQLRALWHILELLDKEMFAHLSKIGAESLHFAFRMLLVLFRRELSFNEALSMWEMMWAADFDESMAYDLEENCLEALELQLPRDSSNDMREEIADSDGGSVKSGSRSNHNENDNTKASPQSNHERADHSVYDSKLKSLSSHTFCGLARNIWPRNHQVQMSSISLTRKGNNELAIFCVAAILVLNRQKIIRETHSFDDMIKMFNDKVLKINVKSCITKAIKLRKKYFNKRKGTKLKVVLLSEVHPAAVCPLSSLLFFTSEKIDKGIFHHSGCSQV is encoded by the exons ATGTATTGTGGCGAGGAAGAGAAGCAATGGACTTGTGGAAAAGCTGGGGCTGCCAATTTGCGAAAAGTGAGTTCCATCGTGCGCGACATTGGGGATCCTTGCCTTTCGCAGTCGCCTGTAAAG GTAAACAGAATGCTTAAGTCAGACAAATGGCAAACCATGTCTGATAGTGAAGGAAAGGTGTTTGGTTTTCGGAAGGCACTAAAATTGATCGTGTTAGGG GGTGTAGATCCATCAATAAGACCCGAAGTTTGGGAGTTTTTACTAGGTTGTTATTCGCTGAGCAGCACTGCTGAGTATCGAAGAAGGTTGAGAGCAGCTAGGAG GGAGCATTATAGTGACCTGATTAAACAATGCCAAACAATGCATTCAAGTGTAGGAACTGGTTCATTGGCATATGTTGTTGGATCCAAAGTAATGGATATGAGGACTTCATCCAAAGATGGACGGAAATCACAAGCTAAAATAGAAGGATCAACTTATGATAATAATGTTGAAGTAGGGAAATGTTATGATAGGAGCATTATTTGTACAGAGGTAGAAAATTCAAGCCATTGGGAAAGCTCCAATAATGGGGTTGACCTAGTTAGCTTGAGAGTAAGTGCTGATAATGCAGCATGTGATTCTTCTGGTAAAAAAAACTCCAGTTCCCCAAAGTCAGGGGGAGAAGAAGAGGAATCAGACCGTGTAACTGAATGTAGTTTTGATTTTCCTCCTTTATCGGTCACTAATCTGTTTGAGAAGAGtggtaaagataaaaattcagGCACAGAGCATGGGGATAAACTTCCTGCACCAGAACAATCAAGATTTGAAGTTGACAGTATGCATAGCtttcaaattaataacaatGTAGAGTTAGTTATTGAATCGAATTGCCAACAACCTCTTGCTACCTTAAATCCCATGGACTCTGAAATTGGAATTGCTTCACCTGATGAGGAAGAACCAGAACTTCTGTCTGAGAATCAAGTTTATGAAGCGCAGATGGTAAATCAACTGAAAATATCAGATGTTCCACAGCCAGCAATGATAAGATCCCCAATTTCTCAAGGATGGCCTGTCAATGAAGAGAGAGTATCAGAATGGCTTTGGACCTTGCATAGGATAG TTGTTGATGTTGTGAGGACTGATAGTCATCTTGAATTCTATGAGGACAAGAGAAATTTAGCTAGGATGTCAGATATTCTTGCTGTCTATGCATGGGTTGATCCTTCAACGGGGTATTGCCAAG gTATGAGCGATTTGCTGTCTCCCTTTGTTGTAATCTTTGAGGATAATGCAGATGCATTTTGGTGTTTTGAGATGCTTTTAAGGAGAATG AGAGAAAATTTTCAAATGGAAGGCCCAACTAGAGTGATGAATCAGTTGCGAGCATTATGGCATATTCTTGAACtgttagacaaagaaatgtTTGCCCACCTGTCAAAAATTGGTGCTGAAAGCCTTCATTTTGCATTTCGTATGTTGCTAGTTCTCTTTCGAAGAGAGTTGTCTTTCAATGAGGCTCTTTCAATGTGGGAG ATGATGTGGGCAGCTGACTTTGATGAATCCATGGCTTATGATTTAGAAGAGAACTGTCTGGAAGCATTGGAGTTACAACTTCCTAGAGACTCAAGCAATGATATGAGAGAAGAAATTGCAGATAGTGATGGTGGTAGTGTGAAGAGTGGTTCACGGTCAAATCATAATGAAAATGACAACACAAAAGCCAGCCCACAGTCAAATCATGAAAGAGCTGATCACTCAGTATATGACAGCAAATTGAAGTCGCTCTCATCCCATACCTTTTGTGGCTTGGCAAGGAATATCTGGCCTAGAAATCATCAAGTTCAAATGAGCAGTATTTCCTTAACAAGGAAAGGAAATAATGAGTTGGCCATATTTTGTGTTGCAGCAATTCTTGTTTTAAACCGTCAGAAGATCATTCGAGAAACTCATTCCTTTGATGATATGATAAAG ATGTTCAATGACAAGGTGTTAAAAATCAATGTGAAAAGCTGCATAACAAAAGCAATCAAACTCCgaaagaaatattttaacaaG AGAAAGGGGACTAAG CTTAAAGTGGTTTTGCTTTCAGAGGTTCATCCAGCTGCTGTATGTCCATTGTCTTCATTACTCTTTTTTACGAG TGAAAAGATTGACAAGGGGATTTTTCATCACTCTGGTTGCTCCCAGGTTTGA
- the LOC114387980 gene encoding probable peroxidase 26, producing MGRVMCVAFPLVALVVVSMCYGMADAEVKTQNLRWHYYKVTNTCRDAEEYVRHQVNLFWKNDRSITAKLLRLVYADCFVTGCDASILLDEGANPEKKAAQNRGLGGFAAIDKIKTVLESRCPGIVSCADILHLATRDAVKLAGGPGYPVLTGRKDGMKSDAASVDLPSPSVLQQKVLEYFKSRNLNEVDMTTLLGAHTMGRTHCSFIVDRLYNYNGSGKPDPSMSATFLESLRKLCPPRKKGQADPLVYLNPESGSSYNFTESYYGRILSHETVLGVDQQLLYSDDTKQISEEFAVGFEDFRKSFATSMYKMGNYRVLTGNQGEIRRYCRYTNKGNPN from the exons ATGGGAAGAGTTATGTGTGTGGCCTTCCCGCTAGTAGCTCTTGTAGTGGTGAGCATGTGTTATGGAATGGCAGATGCAGAGgtgaaaacacaaaatttgcgcTGGCATTATTACAAGGTCACCAATACATGCCGTGATGCAGAGGAGTATGTCCGGCACCAAGTGAACCTGTtttggaagaatgacagaaGCATTACGGCAAAGCTCCTCCGCTTGGTTTATGCTGACTGTTTTGTCACT GGATGTGATGCATCAATTCTGCTTGACGAAGGAGCAAATCCGGAGAAAAAAGCAGCACAAAACCGGGGGCTTGGAGGATTTGCAGCCATTGACAAGATCAAAACTGTTCTGGAATCACGATGCCCTGGAATTGTCTCATGTGCTGATATACTCCACCTGGCCACCAGGGATGCTGTTAAACTG GCAGGTGGACCAGGTTACCCAGTTTTAACAGGTAGGAAGGATGGCATGAAATCAGATGCTGCATCAGTAGACCTGCCATCACCATCCGTCTTGCAGCAGAAAGTCCTGGAATATTTCAAATCCAGGAACTTGAATGAAGTAGACATGACCACTCTTTTAG GAGCACACACGATGGGCCGAACACATTGTAGCTTTATTGTTGACCGGCTCTATAACTACAATGGTTCCGGAAAACCGGACCCGAGCATGAGTGCTACTTTTCTAGAGTCATTGAGAAAACTTTGTCCGCCAAGAAAGAAAGGACAAGCAGACCCTCTGGTATACCTAAACCCAGAATCAGGATCAAGTTACAACTTCACAGAATCATACTACGGAAGGATCCTATCCCACGAAACTGTCCTGGGAGTTGATCAACAATTACTATATAGTGATGACACTAAACAGATCTCCGAGGAGTTCGCCGTTGGATTTGAAGATTTTCGGAAATCTTTTGCTACATCAATGTACAAGATGGGGAATTACAGGGTTCTAACAGGAAACCAAGGAGAGATACGCCGATATTGCCGATACACAAATAAGGGCAACCCAAATTAG
- the LOC114388724 gene encoding uncharacterized protein LOC114388724 isoform X1, translated as MANPSGNHQEHTHVVSSSAPETSGAALAMKHNPGISLDWTAEEQAILEDGLSKYASESNIVRYAKIALQLQHKTVRDVALRVRWMNKKENSKRRKDDHNLTRKSKDKKERVSDPAVKSSNFTARSNVSPYAPPMITMDNDDGISYTAIGGPTGDLLEQNAQALNQISTNLSAFQVQENINLFCQTRDNILKIMNELNDSPEVMKQMPPLPVKVNEELASSILPRTNLPPQS; from the exons ATGGCGAACCCATCTGGGAACCATCAAGAACACACGCACGTGGTGTCATCTTCTGCTCCGGAGACTTCAGGTGCGGCTCTCGCCATGAAGCACAACCCTGGCATATCCCTCGATTGGACCGCAGAAGAACAAGCCATTCTCGAAGATGGACTCTCCAA GTATGCCTCGGAATCCAACATAGTACGCTATGCAAAGATAGCCCTACAGCTACAGCATAAAACGGTTCGTGATGTAGCACTGAGAGTCAGGTGGATGAAT aagaaagaaaatagcaAGAGAAGGAAGGATGATCATAATTTAACtcggaaaagtaaagataaaaag gAAAGGGTTTCTGATCCTGCAGTAAAGTCATCTAACTTCACTGCTCGATCCAATGTCTCCCCATATGCTCCACCAATGATTACAATGGACAATGATGATGGCATCTCTTATACAG CAATTGGAGGTCCCACCGGTGACCTATTAGAGCAAAATGCACAGGCCTTGAATCAAATCTCCACAAATCTTTCCGCTTTCCAG GTACAGGAGAACATCAATCTTTTCTGCCAAACTAGAGATAACATCCTTAAAATTATGAACGA GTTGAATGACTCGCCAGAGGTGATGAAGCAAATGCCACCTCTTCCTGTGAAGGTGAATGAAGAGCTAGCCAGTTCCATACTTCCAAGAACAAATCTCCCACCACAATCATGA
- the LOC114388724 gene encoding uncharacterized protein LOC114388724 isoform X2 has product MANPSGNHQEHTHVVSSSAPETSGAALAMKHNPGISLDWTAEEQAILEDGLSKYASESNIVRYAKIALQLQHKTVRDVALRVRWMNKKENSKRRKDDHNLTRKSKDKKERVSDPAVKSSNFTARSNVSPYAPPMITMDNDDGISYTAIGGPTGDLLEQNAQALNQISTNLSAFQMLWKPYLRVGFLQ; this is encoded by the exons ATGGCGAACCCATCTGGGAACCATCAAGAACACACGCACGTGGTGTCATCTTCTGCTCCGGAGACTTCAGGTGCGGCTCTCGCCATGAAGCACAACCCTGGCATATCCCTCGATTGGACCGCAGAAGAACAAGCCATTCTCGAAGATGGACTCTCCAA GTATGCCTCGGAATCCAACATAGTACGCTATGCAAAGATAGCCCTACAGCTACAGCATAAAACGGTTCGTGATGTAGCACTGAGAGTCAGGTGGATGAAT aagaaagaaaatagcaAGAGAAGGAAGGATGATCATAATTTAACtcggaaaagtaaagataaaaag gAAAGGGTTTCTGATCCTGCAGTAAAGTCATCTAACTTCACTGCTCGATCCAATGTCTCCCCATATGCTCCACCAATGATTACAATGGACAATGATGATGGCATCTCTTATACAG CAATTGGAGGTCCCACCGGTGACCTATTAGAGCAAAATGCACAGGCCTTGAATCAAATCTCCACAAATCTTTCCGCTTTCCAG ATGCTTTGGAAGCCATATTTGAGAGTGGGGTTTCTTCAATAA